From the Sphingomonas aliaeris genome, one window contains:
- a CDS encoding TonB-dependent receptor plug domain-containing protein: MRRTLIRAKATSTLTCSIFALSAALAIAPAAAQTAPPSPTSDSPAEEAGADEGEITVTGSRIDRAGFDQPTPTTVIGVVELRQGQRPNLQQVLNDQPAFRPSVTPQVSVGNTSSGSAPVDLRGLGANRTLTLVNGRRFVGQNNLNYVPLGLVSRVEVVTGGASAAYGSDAVAGVVNIILSDSVKGITVGGVSGISSRGDGARYGGDITMGTSFADGRGQIMFSGEYVKDKAISDRNSRRNLGSAGIVRLSPTSTTDLRQVLVPDVNFGNQASAGLITSGVFAGQIFNDDGTLRPYQGGTSLAANPATTPFPGQVLGGVDAVGTYDAVYVTTPLERISTFARASYDFGDVKLWADATYGRSRTVYPFLPDIGLGSLTIQANNPFLSQTIRSGLAAAGQTSFTLGRFFDNQFRLVFDGKREQKEGAIGVDIDLGGNWKAQAHYSHGEIDFRQRVLNARNVARFNNAVAAVPSANGQPACAINVDASTANDDPACRPLNLFGLNAPSAESLAYIRGTQQNDTTNKLDAAAAEIQGDLFPLWGRSPISIAIGAEARWEEQKSVSGAPDLAGAFGPLNLFGSPISGGFNVKEGFGEIAVPLFEAEGKFKIDLNGAARYSDYSRSGGIWSWKGGATVNLFDSLLLRGTRSRDIRAPTIAELFAVRSINIGPLVDQDSAGRLAANSGYNPAPQLVTTFSGGNADLSPEIGHTTTLGATFSPKFFRGFNVSVDYYDIDIDGAITTLSASNLTLACRNGSAAACAQITRDATGTVTQVSSNSQNIATFQTQGFDIEASYLLQMSSLSASMPGTLRIRALATHVKKFVFDTGVSRVDTAGDVGSSTGNAIPSWRGTLGLTYQSPRLGLDARVRYIGKGLFNHLLVDNPATATTEGLVNNRVKAFTYLDLGAQFKATEAFTLSFNVNNVFDKKPPLSPTGPIYYDAVGTYFTIGARAKF; encoded by the coding sequence ATGCGCCGGACATTAATTCGCGCCAAGGCGACCAGCACGCTCACCTGCAGCATTTTCGCGCTTTCAGCTGCACTGGCCATCGCACCGGCAGCGGCACAGACCGCTCCGCCATCGCCGACGAGCGATAGTCCGGCCGAGGAAGCGGGTGCCGACGAGGGCGAAATCACCGTCACCGGTTCGCGAATCGATCGCGCTGGATTCGATCAACCCACGCCGACCACCGTGATCGGCGTCGTCGAACTGCGCCAGGGGCAACGGCCGAACCTTCAGCAGGTCCTGAACGATCAACCGGCCTTTCGCCCAAGCGTCACGCCACAGGTGTCCGTCGGCAACACTTCCAGCGGCAGTGCGCCGGTCGATCTGAGAGGTCTCGGTGCAAACCGCACGCTGACGCTCGTCAACGGGCGGCGCTTCGTCGGTCAGAACAACCTCAATTACGTACCGCTGGGATTGGTCAGCAGGGTCGAAGTCGTCACCGGCGGCGCTTCGGCGGCCTATGGCTCGGATGCGGTTGCCGGCGTGGTCAACATCATCCTTTCCGACAGTGTGAAAGGCATCACGGTCGGCGGCGTATCGGGTATCTCGTCGCGCGGCGACGGCGCGCGCTACGGCGGTGACATCACGATGGGCACGTCATTTGCCGACGGGCGCGGACAGATCATGTTCAGCGGCGAATACGTGAAGGACAAGGCGATTTCTGATCGCAACAGCCGCCGGAACCTTGGCAGCGCGGGAATCGTCCGCCTTTCGCCGACCAGCACCACCGATCTGCGACAGGTGCTGGTACCCGATGTCAATTTCGGTAACCAGGCGTCTGCGGGCCTGATCACCAGCGGTGTCTTCGCCGGACAGATTTTCAACGACGACGGCACGTTGCGACCATATCAGGGCGGAACGTCGCTGGCAGCCAACCCGGCGACAACGCCGTTTCCGGGGCAGGTACTCGGCGGGGTGGATGCAGTCGGCACCTATGACGCGGTCTATGTCACGACGCCGCTGGAACGGATCAGCACGTTCGCGCGAGCGAGCTATGATTTCGGCGACGTGAAGCTGTGGGCGGATGCGACCTATGGCCGGTCCCGTACGGTCTATCCTTTCCTCCCGGACATCGGCCTTGGCAGCCTGACGATACAGGCGAACAATCCCTTCCTGTCGCAGACCATTCGAAGCGGTCTGGCGGCTGCCGGGCAGACTAGCTTCACCTTGGGTCGCTTCTTCGACAATCAGTTCCGCCTGGTGTTCGACGGTAAGCGCGAACAGAAGGAAGGCGCGATCGGCGTCGATATCGATCTCGGCGGCAACTGGAAGGCGCAGGCACATTACAGCCACGGCGAGATCGACTTCCGGCAACGTGTCCTCAATGCGCGGAACGTCGCCCGGTTCAACAACGCCGTCGCGGCGGTGCCGTCGGCCAACGGCCAGCCGGCCTGCGCGATCAACGTCGATGCGAGCACGGCCAATGACGATCCCGCGTGCCGTCCCCTGAACCTGTTCGGTCTGAACGCTCCATCGGCAGAGTCGCTCGCCTATATCCGTGGCACGCAGCAGAACGACACCACGAACAAGCTCGATGCGGCGGCCGCTGAAATCCAGGGCGATCTCTTTCCGCTCTGGGGTCGGTCTCCCATCAGCATCGCCATCGGTGCGGAAGCGCGGTGGGAAGAACAGAAGTCGGTCAGTGGCGCACCCGATCTGGCGGGCGCTTTCGGGCCGCTCAATCTGTTTGGATCCCCGATCAGCGGCGGCTTCAACGTGAAGGAAGGCTTCGGCGAAATCGCCGTTCCGCTCTTCGAGGCGGAGGGCAAGTTCAAGATCGATCTGAACGGCGCGGCGCGGTATTCCGATTACAGTCGCAGTGGCGGCATCTGGTCGTGGAAGGGCGGCGCGACGGTCAACCTCTTCGACTCGCTGTTACTTCGTGGGACGCGGTCGCGTGACATACGGGCACCCACTATCGCCGAGCTGTTCGCCGTCCGCTCGATCAACATCGGGCCGCTGGTCGATCAGGACAGCGCCGGACGCCTTGCGGCGAACTCGGGTTATAATCCGGCGCCACAGCTGGTCACGACTTTCAGCGGCGGAAACGCCGATCTCTCGCCGGAAATCGGCCATACGACGACCTTGGGCGCGACTTTCTCGCCGAAGTTTTTCCGTGGGTTCAACGTGTCCGTCGATTACTATGACATCGATATCGACGGTGCGATCACCACGTTGTCGGCATCGAACCTGACGCTCGCGTGCCGGAACGGCAGCGCCGCCGCGTGCGCGCAGATCACTCGCGACGCAACCGGGACGGTGACGCAGGTCAGTTCGAATTCGCAGAACATCGCGACGTTCCAGACCCAGGGCTTCGATATCGAGGCATCCTATCTGTTGCAGATGTCATCGCTCAGCGCGTCGATGCCGGGCACGTTGCGCATTCGGGCGTTGGCGACGCATGTGAAGAAGTTCGTGTTCGACACCGGCGTTTCACGCGTCGATACGGCCGGCGACGTCGGCAGCAGCACCGGTAACGCCATTCCCAGCTGGCGCGGAACGCTGGGGCTGACGTATCAGAGCCCGCGGCTAGGCCTCGACGCACGCGTGCGGTACATCGGGAAGGGCTTGTTCAACCACCTTCTGGTCGACAACCCCGCCACCGCGACGACCGAAGGGCTGGTGAACAATCGGGTGAAGGCGTTCACGTATCTGGACCTCGGCGCGCAATTCAAGGCAACCGAGGCCTTCACGCTGTCGTTCAACGTCAACAACGTGTTCGACAAGAAGCCACCGCTCAGCCCGACCGGGCCGATCTATTACGACGCGGTGGGCACCTACTTCACCATCGGTGCGCGCGCGAAGTTCTGA
- a CDS encoding CocE/NonD family hydrolase, whose product MRRAGIVMRLLPLVALCANAVFPMAPPPQDLAKYTPEALDREVATLGTARKALMVPMRDGVRLSTNIYTPRDARGPLPTILWKTPYNEHNLRGSTQRYVIEALRRGYVFIVQNERGRYFSEGTFEILGRPQTDGYDTLSWIAKQPWSNGKVGTLGCSSSAEWQLALAAQNHPAHAAMVPMASGAGIGKVGRFQEQGNWYTGGVPRSLFWVWLYGVDTPIRPQLPAGLDEATRARVSQYNDLSATKPKVDWPTQIQHLPLETMLSDLGEPPATFEQFIVREPGDPAWRTGGLYHDDMGWGVPALWFNSWYDVSIGPNLELFNHARASRDDREASANQYAVVAPVTHCGYANLGPDTVVGKRQMGDTSFDVNGAVFAWFARWLKGERGAFPDSTPHVRYFAMGENRWKSATQWPPLAAKPMRLYLRSGGRANTLWGDGRLDIAAPGREPADRFRYDPLNPAPTVGGGDCCNGGLVIPGAFDQRGVESRQDVLVYTSDPLDKPIEVSGFVDAVLKVSSSAKDTDFAVKLVDVALDGTAWIIGDTILRARYRDGFNAPKLMAPGVAYTLKPSPIATAITFGKGHRIRVEVTSSNFPKFARNLNTGGVIAKETTPIVADNGVHHDAEQASYIELPVIR is encoded by the coding sequence ATGCGCAGGGCCGGTATCGTGATGCGTTTGCTGCCGCTGGTGGCGTTGTGCGCCAATGCTGTATTCCCGATGGCGCCACCGCCGCAGGATCTGGCGAAGTACACGCCCGAAGCGCTGGATCGCGAAGTCGCGACACTGGGAACCGCACGAAAAGCCTTGATGGTGCCGATGCGCGACGGCGTCCGCCTTTCGACGAACATCTATACCCCGCGCGACGCGCGCGGCCCCTTGCCGACCATCCTTTGGAAGACTCCGTATAACGAGCACAACCTGCGCGGGTCAACGCAGCGCTACGTCATCGAGGCGCTTCGGCGTGGCTATGTCTTCATCGTGCAGAACGAACGCGGTCGGTATTTCTCGGAAGGCACGTTCGAAATTCTTGGGCGTCCCCAGACCGATGGCTATGACACGCTTAGCTGGATCGCGAAGCAACCCTGGTCCAACGGCAAGGTCGGCACGCTCGGATGCTCCTCCTCCGCCGAATGGCAGTTGGCGCTGGCCGCGCAGAATCATCCGGCACACGCGGCAATGGTTCCGATGGCGTCGGGCGCGGGCATCGGCAAGGTGGGACGTTTTCAGGAACAGGGCAATTGGTATACCGGCGGAGTTCCGCGGTCGCTTTTCTGGGTTTGGCTGTACGGCGTCGATACGCCGATACGCCCGCAACTGCCCGCCGGCCTGGACGAGGCCACCCGCGCCAGGGTGTCGCAATATAACGATCTTTCCGCCACCAAGCCGAAAGTCGATTGGCCGACGCAGATCCAGCATCTTCCACTCGAGACGATGCTGTCGGACCTCGGCGAGCCGCCTGCGACGTTCGAGCAGTTCATCGTCCGCGAGCCGGGCGATCCGGCGTGGCGGACGGGCGGCCTGTATCACGACGACATGGGTTGGGGCGTGCCCGCCTTGTGGTTCAACTCCTGGTACGACGTGTCGATCGGCCCCAATCTGGAACTGTTCAATCACGCCCGCGCGTCGCGCGACGATCGCGAGGCCAGTGCGAACCAATATGCCGTCGTCGCACCGGTAACGCATTGCGGCTACGCCAATCTTGGCCCCGACACCGTCGTCGGCAAACGACAAATGGGTGATACCAGCTTCGACGTAAACGGCGCGGTGTTCGCCTGGTTCGCCCGATGGCTGAAGGGTGAGCGCGGCGCATTCCCGGACTCGACACCGCATGTCCGCTATTTCGCGATGGGCGAAAATAGATGGAAATCGGCGACCCAATGGCCACCGCTCGCCGCCAAACCGATGCGACTCTATCTGCGCAGCGGCGGTCGCGCGAACACCCTATGGGGTGACGGTCGCCTAGATATCGCCGCGCCAGGGCGCGAACCGGCCGATCGTTTCCGCTACGACCCGCTCAATCCTGCGCCGACGGTGGGCGGCGGGGACTGCTGCAACGGCGGGCTCGTCATTCCGGGCGCATTCGACCAGCGCGGCGTCGAATCCCGGCAGGACGTGCTGGTCTACACCAGCGACCCGCTCGATAAACCCATCGAGGTCAGCGGCTTCGTGGATGCGGTGCTGAAGGTATCGTCGAGCGCCAAGGACACTGATTTTGCGGTGAAGCTGGTCGATGTCGCGCTGGACGGGACCGCGTGGATCATCGGCGACACGATCCTGCGCGCGCGTTATCGCGACGGTTTCAACGCACCGAAACTGATGGCGCCCGGCGTGGCATACACGCTGAAACCGTCACCGATCGCCACCGCCATCACGTTCGGCAAGGGCCACCGGATCCGCGTCGAGGTGACATCGTCCAACTTCCCGAAATTCGCGCGCAACCTGAACACGGGCGGCGTGATCGCAAAGGAAACGACCCCGATCGTTGCGGACAACGGCGTTCATCATGACGCGGAACAGGCATCGTACATCGAACTTCCGGTGATTCGATAA
- a CDS encoding dipeptidase, which translates to MINRNAYALAASEPRRYSKRAIDLVRESLVIDMLAPIKIDFEPAFYSKPMSAQDKADFRASGITGFHHAVGLGGANAKESALAFFAIWGNYVARHAHLFCAVGKAADLTRAKRDGKCAVIMGLQNSDHFLRPSDVQFFYEIGQRVSQLTYNSQNRIGSGSTDRVDGGLSDFGVAIVQEMNKVGMLVDVSHSGDRTTLDAIALSPKPIAITHSNCRAIIDHPRVKTDEAIRALGKKGGVMGITGVRNFVSKTDPTTIANIADHIDHVVKVAGIDHVGIGTDSDLNGYDDMPAEANKQLRAGYKDSYAFREKIDVDGFDHPRKMYDLTEELIRRRYSDTNIKAVLGGNFQRLLSATWGG; encoded by the coding sequence ATGATCAATCGCAACGCCTACGCGCTCGCCGCTTCGGAACCGCGGCGCTATTCGAAGCGGGCGATCGATCTGGTGCGCGAAAGCCTCGTCATCGACATGCTGGCTCCGATCAAGATCGACTTCGAACCGGCTTTCTATTCGAAACCGATGAGTGCGCAGGACAAAGCCGATTTTCGCGCCAGCGGCATAACCGGTTTCCATCATGCGGTCGGCCTTGGGGGCGCGAACGCGAAGGAAAGTGCCCTCGCCTTCTTCGCGATCTGGGGCAATTACGTCGCCCGCCATGCGCATCTGTTCTGCGCAGTCGGCAAGGCCGCAGACCTCACGCGCGCCAAGCGCGATGGGAAATGCGCGGTCATCATGGGCCTGCAGAATTCGGACCACTTCCTGCGGCCATCGGACGTGCAGTTCTTCTACGAAATCGGTCAGCGCGTCTCGCAGCTTACTTACAACTCGCAGAACCGTATCGGATCGGGCTCGACCGACCGGGTGGACGGTGGCCTCAGCGATTTCGGCGTGGCGATCGTTCAGGAGATGAACAAGGTCGGGATGCTGGTCGACGTTTCGCACAGCGGCGATCGTACGACGTTGGACGCGATCGCATTGTCGCCCAAACCGATCGCGATCACCCACAGCAACTGCCGGGCGATCATCGACCATCCACGCGTCAAGACCGACGAGGCTATCCGCGCGCTCGGCAAGAAAGGCGGCGTGATGGGGATTACCGGCGTTCGGAACTTCGTCAGCAAGACCGATCCGACGACGATCGCCAACATCGCGGACCACATCGACCATGTCGTCAAGGTCGCCGGCATCGACCATGTCGGTATCGGCACCGATTCCGACCTGAACGGCTATGACGACATGCCGGCCGAAGCGAACAAGCAGCTTCGTGCGGGATACAAGGACAGTTACGCCTTTCGCGAGAAGATCGACGTCGACGGCTTCGACCATCCTCGCAAAATGTACGACCTGACCGAGGAACTGATCCGGCGTCGCTATTCCGACACCAACATCAAGGCAGTGCTGGGCGGCAATTTCCAGCGCCTGCTCAGTGCAACCTGGGGCGGCTGA
- a CDS encoding DUF1611 domain-containing protein has protein sequence MTAHAHPIASTASTTMLPQPYLLFLGDVTEAGFAKTAFGLRDWAADSCVGEYALPGATVSTGLVQLTPAQAAERGARSMLIGVANQGGIIPQGWRASLIEALNAGLDLVSGMHARLGEIPGLADEAARLGRQLIDVRVPPATLPIATGRKRVGKRLLTVGTDCALGKKYTALAIAGALSERGLANNFRATGQTGIMIAGGGIPMDAVVADFEAGAAEMLSPDADPDHWDIIEGQGSLFHPAYAGVSLGLLHGSQPDVFIVCHEPGRTTVLGAPGYDLPSIEEVIAATVMLGRRTNPDIRCGGISYNTSGLDADEADRLMAEDGERLGLPVADPIRGGPAFDKLVANCLA, from the coding sequence ATGACTGCGCACGCACATCCCATCGCATCGACCGCATCCACGACGATGCTGCCGCAACCCTATCTCCTGTTCCTGGGGGACGTGACCGAAGCCGGGTTCGCGAAAACCGCATTCGGGCTGCGCGACTGGGCCGCGGATAGCTGCGTCGGCGAATATGCGCTGCCGGGGGCGACCGTATCGACCGGGCTGGTGCAGTTGACGCCGGCACAGGCGGCCGAACGCGGTGCCCGTTCGATGCTGATCGGCGTCGCCAATCAGGGCGGCATCATTCCGCAGGGCTGGCGCGCCTCTCTGATCGAAGCGCTGAACGCCGGGCTGGACCTGGTCAGCGGGATGCATGCCCGCCTTGGCGAAATCCCCGGTCTCGCGGACGAGGCGGCGCGGCTGGGACGACAGTTGATCGACGTTCGCGTGCCGCCCGCCACCCTGCCCATCGCGACCGGACGCAAGCGCGTCGGCAAGAGATTGCTCACGGTCGGCACCGATTGCGCATTGGGCAAGAAATACACCGCGCTGGCTATTGCAGGCGCCTTGTCCGAACGGGGCCTCGCCAACAATTTCCGCGCGACCGGGCAGACCGGGATCATGATCGCGGGCGGCGGCATTCCGATGGACGCCGTGGTCGCCGATTTCGAGGCTGGTGCTGCCGAGATGTTGTCGCCCGATGCCGATCCGGATCACTGGGATATCATCGAAGGGCAAGGCTCGCTGTTCCACCCCGCCTATGCCGGCGTATCGCTGGGATTGCTGCACGGCAGCCAGCCGGACGTCTTCATCGTCTGTCACGAGCCCGGACGGACGACCGTCCTGGGCGCGCCGGGGTATGACTTGCCAAGCATCGAAGAGGTCATCGCCGCGACCGTCATGCTGGGCCGGCGGACCAACCCGGACATCCGGTGCGGCGGAATATCGTACAACACGTCGGGCCTGGACGCCGACGAAGCCGATCGATTGATGGCGGAGGACGGTGAGCGGCTCGGCCTGCCCGTGGCCGACCCGATCCGCGGTGGCCCGGCCTTCGACAAACTCGTCGCGAATTGCCTCGCGTGA
- a CDS encoding YkvI family membrane protein — protein MTGADQPAGTTSSWFQRFLLPGFAFKAVVIGGGYATGRELAEFFLPSGPWGGLAGMILATIIWSVICALTFAFARAVQAYDYRSFFKALLGPFWILFEIAYVAFVILILSVFGAAAGAIAAATMGAPPIVGTLALTVAIAGFATFGNSSVERLFKWVSFLLYGVYALFIMLALSGFGDRIAANFSIAAPADGWALGGLTYASYNIVGAVVILPVVRHMTSQRDAVTAGLVAGPLAMLPAILFFVAMIAFYPGIASETLPSDFLLRQLNLPAFHYLFQLMIFAALLESGCGAVHAINERVDTVMRIKRGSGLTPAGRATLAATLLVGCIFVADRFGLVALIGSGYRFLAYVILAVYVVPLIALGLPRLIRHVERPIETVSVLESNT, from the coding sequence GTGACAGGCGCAGATCAGCCCGCCGGTACGACGTCGAGCTGGTTCCAGCGTTTCCTGCTGCCCGGATTTGCCTTCAAGGCGGTCGTGATCGGCGGCGGCTATGCGACGGGGCGCGAACTTGCCGAATTCTTCCTGCCGAGCGGGCCGTGGGGCGGGCTTGCCGGGATGATATTGGCGACGATCATCTGGAGCGTGATCTGCGCGTTGACCTTCGCTTTCGCACGAGCGGTGCAGGCGTATGATTACCGCAGTTTCTTCAAGGCTTTGCTCGGCCCGTTCTGGATCCTGTTCGAGATCGCCTATGTCGCGTTCGTCATCCTGATCCTGTCGGTGTTCGGCGCCGCCGCCGGCGCGATCGCCGCAGCCACGATGGGCGCGCCGCCGATCGTCGGAACGCTGGCGCTGACGGTCGCGATCGCGGGGTTCGCGACGTTCGGCAACAGCTCGGTCGAGCGCCTGTTCAAATGGGTCTCGTTCCTTCTGTACGGCGTCTACGCCTTGTTCATCATGCTCGCTTTGTCGGGGTTCGGCGACCGGATTGCCGCCAACTTTTCGATCGCGGCACCCGCGGACGGCTGGGCGTTGGGCGGGCTGACCTATGCGAGCTACAATATCGTCGGCGCGGTGGTGATCCTGCCTGTCGTTCGCCACATGACGAGCCAGCGTGACGCGGTGACCGCGGGCCTCGTCGCAGGACCATTGGCAATGCTGCCGGCGATCCTGTTCTTCGTCGCGATGATCGCTTTCTATCCCGGCATCGCGTCCGAGACGCTGCCATCGGACTTCCTGCTGCGTCAGTTGAACCTGCCGGCATTCCATTATCTGTTCCAGCTGATGATCTTCGCGGCTCTGCTCGAAAGCGGCTGCGGCGCCGTCCACGCAATCAACGAGCGGGTCGACACCGTGATGCGCATCAAGCGCGGGTCCGGCCTGACGCCCGCCGGTCGTGCGACGCTTGCCGCGACCCTGCTCGTCGGGTGCATCTTCGTCGCCGACCGGTTCGGCCTCGTTGCCCTGATCGGCAGCGGATACCGCTTCCTCGCCTATGTCATCCTGGCCGTTTACGTCGTCCCGCTCATCGCGCTCGGCCTGCCGCGCCTGATCCGCCACGTCGAACGGCCGATCGAGACCGTTTCTGTATTGGAGAGCAACACATGA
- a CDS encoding serine hydrolase domain-containing protein, with protein sequence MILRGSARLGAALTLALLASASLPGAASAQSRPRATATSVAAIASLPAFIDGVVAQQIATREVAGAVVTVVQDGRIVMSRGYGFADVDRGITVDPATTLFRPGSVSKLFTWTALMQQIEQGRVRMDDDVNTYLDFKIPAFEGKPVTVRDLFQHTPGMSDSSGISTGDPAKVEYFTAWMKTHIPRRIWAPGTETSYSNYGAALAGYIVEKVSGVPFADYAERNIFRPLGMKTTTFREDLAPSLRQRAALGYKVEGGRFVAQPVEYYGVILPAGSASAPGDEMARFMLAMLGGGQLNGVRILKPQSVKLLMSDSFANVAGLPGMAHGFMVRGWGSTRLVGHGGNTRDFHSDLVLAPDRGFGIFISMTGGEGSYGARTELADAVLGRMFPQSASVRQAGPAPRYVGSYRTNRRDYALAVNPDRDLKVSVAGPSLLKLDQNGRTSSWQRIGADTYEQVTGARQGGPYDRLRFYGDGRDPRLSFASQPHVTYHFVKS encoded by the coding sequence ATGATCCTGCGTGGTTCCGCACGCCTCGGTGCAGCGCTGACCCTGGCCCTGCTTGCATCGGCCAGCCTGCCCGGCGCGGCATCGGCACAGTCCCGCCCACGCGCGACGGCAACATCCGTTGCCGCGATCGCCAGCCTCCCCGCTTTTATCGACGGCGTCGTCGCGCAGCAGATCGCGACGCGCGAAGTCGCCGGTGCGGTCGTCACCGTGGTTCAGGACGGCCGCATCGTCATGTCGCGCGGATACGGTTTCGCCGATGTCGATCGCGGCATCACCGTCGATCCGGCGACGACATTGTTCAGGCCGGGATCGGTTTCGAAGCTGTTCACCTGGACCGCGCTGATGCAACAGATCGAACAGGGTCGCGTCCGAATGGACGACGATGTGAATACCTATCTCGACTTCAAGATTCCGGCGTTCGAGGGCAAGCCCGTCACCGTCCGCGACCTGTTCCAGCACACCCCGGGCATGAGCGATTCCAGCGGCATTTCGACCGGCGATCCAGCAAAGGTGGAGTATTTCACCGCATGGATGAAGACGCATATTCCGCGCCGTATCTGGGCACCGGGAACCGAGACGTCCTACTCCAATTACGGCGCCGCACTCGCGGGATACATCGTGGAAAAAGTATCGGGCGTGCCGTTTGCCGATTATGCCGAGCGCAACATCTTCCGGCCGCTGGGGATGAAGACGACGACGTTCCGGGAGGATCTGGCGCCGTCCCTGCGACAGCGCGCGGCGCTGGGCTACAAGGTCGAGGGTGGACGCTTCGTCGCGCAGCCGGTCGAATATTATGGCGTCATCCTGCCCGCCGGATCCGCCTCCGCGCCGGGTGACGAGATGGCCCGCTTCATGCTGGCGATGCTCGGTGGTGGACAGTTGAACGGCGTGCGCATCCTCAAGCCGCAGTCGGTGAAATTGCTGATGTCGGACAGCTTCGCCAACGTCGCGGGGCTTCCTGGGATGGCGCACGGCTTCATGGTACGCGGATGGGGATCCACCCGGTTGGTGGGACATGGCGGCAACACGCGCGATTTCCACTCCGATCTCGTGCTCGCGCCGGATCGGGGCTTCGGCATCTTCATATCGATGACCGGTGGCGAAGGCAGCTATGGCGCGCGTACCGAACTTGCCGATGCTGTTCTTGGACGGATGTTCCCGCAATCCGCCTCGGTTCGCCAGGCCGGTCCGGCGCCGCGATATGTGGGCAGCTACCGGACCAACCGGCGCGACTATGCCCTTGCCGTCAATCCGGACCGTGACCTGAAGGTCTCGGTTGCCGGGCCGTCGCTGCTCAAGCTCGACCAAAACGGCCGCACGTCATCGTGGCAGCGGATCGGGGCCGACACGTACGAGCAGGTCACCGGGGCGCGACAGGGCGGCCCATATGACCGGCTGCGCTTCTATGGCGACGGACGCGATCCACGCCTGTCCTTCGCATCGCAGCCGCACGTCACCTATCACTTCGTCAAATCCTGA